The following coding sequences are from one Alternaria dauci strain A2016 chromosome 10, whole genome shotgun sequence window:
- a CDS encoding mitochondrial 37S ribosomal protein uS19m, which translates to MFPTRALCARSIWKVQKKAGERVAPIKTQARSATILPNFVGLKFQIHNGKSYLDITITEDMVGRKLGEFAPTRKQFTYKQTKNK; encoded by the exons ATGTTTCCCACAAGGGCGCTCTGCGCTCGGTCGATCTGGAAAG TACAGAAAAAGGCAGGCGAAAGGGTAGCACCGATAAAGACACAAGCGCGCTCGGCTACGATACTGCCAAATTTCGTCGGCCTCAAGTTCCAGATACACAACGGGAAGAGCTACCTGGATATCACCATAACTGAGGACATGGTAGGACGCAAGCTCGGAGAATTCGCGCC CACACGGAAGCAGTTCACATACAAGCAGACGAAGAACAAATGA